A single Desulfobaculum xiamenense DNA region contains:
- a CDS encoding ABC transporter permease yields the protein MFGLNVVKRQEPPKWGSFLIYPGCIALSLCISCLLLAAQGKPALEGMVMLWQGAFGAWYAFEDTLLKTVPIFLCSLGVAVTFRMQVWNIGAEGQFALGAVGATWAVLTFPNLPGWQLMPIMFLSSAVAGCAWGLIPAYLKLRLKVNEIITTLMLNYIGILILQFLVYGPWKAKASFGFPMTEEFPSAAVVAAIPGTRLHWGVAVCVVAAVILTIFLSRSRLGFELKASGESLGAARYARMPYGFLVMLVMGLCGALAGWAGMLETSAVVGRLQPSIMVGYGYTAIVVAWLARLKPWAIGLAAVFLAALRVGTENLMLELQVPAAFGHIMEGLILVTVIAGQFFMNYSIRLGSAEVSK from the coding sequence ATGTTCGGACTCAACGTCGTAAAGAGACAGGAGCCCCCGAAGTGGGGCTCCTTTTTAATTTACCCCGGTTGCATCGCGCTTTCGCTCTGCATCAGCTGTCTGCTGCTTGCCGCGCAGGGCAAGCCCGCCCTCGAAGGCATGGTCATGCTGTGGCAGGGTGCCTTCGGCGCGTGGTACGCCTTCGAGGACACGCTGCTCAAGACCGTGCCCATCTTCCTGTGTTCCCTCGGCGTTGCGGTGACCTTCCGCATGCAGGTCTGGAACATCGGCGCGGAGGGCCAGTTCGCCCTCGGCGCAGTGGGCGCGACATGGGCAGTGCTGACTTTCCCGAATCTGCCCGGCTGGCAGCTCATGCCTATCATGTTCCTTTCGTCCGCCGTCGCGGGCTGCGCATGGGGTCTCATCCCCGCCTATCTCAAGCTGCGGCTCAAGGTGAACGAGATCATCACCACCCTGATGCTCAACTACATCGGCATCCTCATCCTGCAATTCCTCGTCTACGGTCCGTGGAAGGCCAAGGCCAGCTTCGGATTCCCCATGACCGAGGAGTTCCCCTCCGCCGCCGTGGTTGCCGCCATTCCGGGCACCCGGCTGCACTGGGGCGTTGCGGTGTGCGTGGTGGCGGCAGTCATCCTGACGATCTTCCTGTCCCGCTCGCGCCTCGGCTTCGAGCTGAAGGCCAGCGGCGAAAGCCTCGGCGCGGCGCGCTACGCCCGCATGCCCTACGGCTTCCTCGTGATGCTGGTCATGGGCCTGTGCGGTGCGTTGGCCGGTTGGGCGGGCATGCTTGAAACCTCGGCCGTGGTCGGCAGGCTCCAGCCGTCCATCATGGTCGGTTACGGCTACACCGCCATCGTCGTGGCGTGGCTCGCCCGGCTCAAGCCGTGGGCCATCGGCCTTGCCGCTGTGTTCCTCGCCGCGCTACGCGTGGGCACGGAAAATCTCATGCTCGAATTGCAGGTGCCCGCCGCCTTCGGTCACATCATGGAGGGTCTCATCCTCGTGACCGTCATCGCGGGCCAGTTCTTCATGAACTACTCGATCAGACTCGGTTCCGCGGAGGTGTCCAAGTGA
- a CDS encoding BMP family ABC transporter substrate-binding protein, translating into MRKFWYLVLMLAMVAVPAMSGAAHAKDMKVGFVYVSPIGDAGYSYAHDLGRQAIAEMPGVSTSFVESVAEGADAERVILNMARKGYDIIFATSFGYMDPSLKVSKKFPNVNFMHCSGYKTSTNMSAYFGRMYQARFLAGMVAGSMTKSNKLGYVGAFPIPEVIRGINAFALGAQSVNPNVEVRVVWSKTWYDPATEKEAAKSLLDVGCDVIAQHQDSPAPQEAAQERGVYSVGYNSDMSQFAPNSHLTAAVWNWAPFYTDVVNKVKSGEWKHGNYWVGMDKGIVGLAPYGKMVPENVRNTVDARKAEIISGAYQVFSGPVFDQEGKERVAAGKHATDEELLGMTWFVKGVIGTTE; encoded by the coding sequence ATGCGCAAATTCTGGTATCTCGTACTGATGCTCGCCATGGTCGCCGTACCGGCCATGAGCGGCGCGGCCCACGCCAAGGATATGAAGGTGGGCTTCGTCTACGTCTCTCCCATTGGTGACGCAGGCTACTCCTATGCCCACGACCTCGGTCGTCAGGCCATTGCGGAAATGCCCGGCGTGAGCACCTCCTTTGTCGAGTCCGTGGCCGAGGGCGCAGACGCCGAACGCGTCATCCTCAACATGGCCCGCAAGGGTTACGACATCATCTTCGCCACCAGCTTCGGCTACATGGACCCGTCCCTCAAGGTGTCCAAGAAGTTCCCCAACGTGAACTTCATGCACTGCTCCGGCTACAAGACCTCCACCAACATGAGCGCCTACTTCGGCCGCATGTATCAGGCCCGCTTCCTCGCAGGCATGGTGGCCGGTTCCATGACCAAGTCCAACAAGCTCGGCTACGTCGGCGCGTTCCCGATTCCCGAAGTCATTCGCGGCATCAACGCCTTCGCCCTCGGCGCCCAGTCCGTCAATCCCAACGTCGAAGTCCGCGTGGTGTGGTCCAAGACCTGGTACGACCCGGCCACCGAGAAGGAAGCCGCCAAGAGCCTGCTCGACGTGGGCTGCGACGTCATCGCCCAGCATCAGGACTCCCCCGCCCCGCAGGAAGCCGCCCAGGAACGTGGCGTGTACTCCGTGGGCTACAACTCCGACATGAGCCAGTTCGCTCCCAACTCCCACCTGACCGCCGCGGTCTGGAACTGGGCTCCCTTCTACACCGACGTGGTCAACAAGGTGAAGAGCGGCGAGTGGAAGCACGGCAACTACTGGGTTGGCATGGACAAGGGCATCGTCGGTCTCGCCCCCTACGGCAAGATGGTTCCCGAGAACGTGCGCAACACTGTTGACGCCCGCAAGGCCGAGATCATCAGTGGCGCATATCAGGTGTTCAGCGGCCCCGTGTTCGACCAGGAAGGCAAGGAGCGCGTCGCCGCTGGCAAGCATGCCACCGACGAAGAGCTTCTCGGCATGACCTGGTTCGTCAAGGGTGTCATCGGCACCACCGAATAG
- a CDS encoding ABC transporter ATP-binding protein has translation MTTAQTSAVAAPLIRLEGISKTFGPVKANQDIHLDIAAGRVLALLGENGAGKSTLMNMLSGRFQPDSGRIVVDGTPTVFASSRDAIEAGIGMVYQHFMLVNTMTVAQNVLLGQEGSYFLRPREMERRVAELAERFNLPIDPSALVADLSMGERQRVEILKLLMRDSRVLIFDEPTAVLTPTETPQLFAAMREMTRQGKAVVFISHKMEEIMDIADDVAILRKGRIVDTMTKASITSKEALASRMVGRDVMLEIEKAPAPKGRPVLEIEGLSGNGMDNLTLTLTRGEIVAVVGVAGNGQKELVETITGQSAPQRGSVKLLGKDWKAFYTNTPWMNTISYIPEDRLGLATCPELDLIDNVLLTTREGFAPGLFLDKERALGVTKSIIRRYHVQPPIPEVRARQLSGGNLQKLVLGREFLRQPKIIVAEQPSQGLDVSATEEVWHRLLNARMKAGVLLVTGDLNEALQLADRVAVMFRGRFMDVFDVADTTRVERIGQLMAGVAD, from the coding sequence ATGACCACCGCACAGACATCCGCCGTCGCGGCACCGCTCATCCGCCTCGAAGGCATCAGCAAGACCTTCGGCCCGGTCAAGGCCAATCAGGACATCCATCTCGACATCGCCGCAGGCCGCGTGCTTGCGCTACTCGGCGAGAACGGCGCGGGCAAGTCCACGCTCATGAACATGCTCTCGGGCCGCTTCCAGCCGGACTCGGGCCGCATCGTCGTGGACGGAACGCCCACGGTGTTCGCCTCCTCGCGCGACGCCATCGAGGCGGGCATCGGCATGGTCTACCAGCACTTCATGCTCGTAAACACCATGACCGTGGCCCAGAACGTGCTCCTCGGGCAGGAAGGCTCCTACTTCCTGCGCCCGCGCGAGATGGAGCGCCGCGTGGCCGAACTGGCCGAGCGCTTCAATCTGCCCATCGACCCCTCTGCCCTCGTCGCCGACCTGTCCATGGGCGAGCGCCAGCGCGTGGAGATTCTGAAGCTGCTCATGCGCGACAGCCGCGTGCTCATCTTCGACGAACCCACCGCCGTGCTCACACCCACGGAAACCCCACAACTCTTCGCCGCCATGCGCGAAATGACGCGCCAAGGCAAGGCCGTGGTCTTCATCAGTCACAAGATGGAAGAGATCATGGACATCGCGGACGACGTGGCCATCCTGCGCAAGGGCCGCATCGTGGACACCATGACCAAGGCCTCCATCACCTCAAAGGAGGCGCTGGCCAGCCGCATGGTGGGCCGCGACGTGATGCTGGAAATCGAGAAGGCTCCGGCTCCCAAGGGCCGCCCCGTCCTCGAAATCGAGGGGCTGTCCGGCAACGGCATGGACAACCTGACGCTGACCCTGACCCGCGGCGAGATCGTGGCCGTGGTGGGCGTGGCAGGCAACGGCCAGAAGGAACTGGTGGAGACCATCACCGGCCAGAGCGCGCCGCAGCGCGGCTCCGTGAAGCTCCTCGGCAAAGACTGGAAGGCGTTCTACACAAACACCCCGTGGATGAACACCATCAGCTACATCCCCGAGGACAGGCTTGGCCTCGCCACCTGCCCGGAACTGGACCTCATCGACAACGTGCTGCTGACCACCCGCGAGGGCTTCGCGCCCGGCCTGTTCCTCGACAAGGAACGTGCCCTCGGCGTGACCAAAAGCATCATCCGCCGCTACCACGTGCAGCCGCCCATCCCGGAAGTCCGGGCACGGCAACTCTCGGGCGGCAATCTCCAGAAGCTCGTGCTCGGGCGCGAGTTTCTGCGCCAGCCCAAGATCATCGTGGCCGAGCAGCCCAGTCAGGGCCTCGACGTCTCGGCGACCGAAGAGGTCTGGCATCGCCTGCTCAATGCGCGCATGAAGGCGGGCGTGCTCCTCGTCACCGGCGACCTCAACGAGGCGCTCCAACTGGCCGACCGCGTGGCCGTCATGTTCCGCGGACGGTTCATGGACGTCTTCGACGTTGCCGACACAACGCGCGTGGAACGCATCGGCCAGCTCATGGCGGGCGTGGCCGACTAA
- a CDS encoding HD domain-containing protein: protein MSDRELPRVNAALGDARRLASAAGVSPSELSGVVDRHFARRLADVWPVELGAPDEAPFAVCALGDYGRGELCLHSDIELLLVYEKAIPPEALDLAQSLLSPLWDAGFDVTHSFRSIKETLSLARADFAFFASLLDARPVAGSPDIFDSFSTQFAVKVMAKKRQAFLSYLERFNAVRLRRQGDASTLLEPDVREGVGGLRDVHQVLWLGRVFHGAAGPDALVAQGLFTQQEKAALDEQVGFVLAVQNALHVFYGRRDERLTRDALPVVAARFKGQGGADGAALLGRLHRCMASFKALRASFMAALPDENGRKRRSSRVSAELIECGGELHLDPGVEVAEGLAGGMDILRQSAELGLALSWQARRALERHVDSCDTRQADGDPAVAMFRAALRSGHVRLFVSQMLETGALEALVPEFCFVRDFVQFDDYHIHTVGRHTVNVMAALDGAQRQVPEVVAGAWRLLDDVEPLFLAALFHDLGKGAQRGHAERGARVAREVLERWGVDGALVEDVVFLVRNHLVLRHTAQRRDIDDESEVAGCAAVIGSPRRLAMLHVLTWADAVATGPEAWTRWIARQVAELAERVQRMMERGGPSGADSVRRVLRVRDGVRAALEAAGEGDIAEAVLDAMPTRYALAVELPDILRHVSMLRTLHLAVEEDRRVKPGGRGGEGVFVRDSRYLADADAWEIAVAASYTPDLFAAATGVLTLMEVNILAASSFLWRDGTAVDVFIVNGLPESMAPEELWKRVDYSLRAALSGRLSLDARLAELRGGVSPVAEREVDVAVGADASDFHTVIEVEAPDRLGVLYDMACAFRDQGLDVVLAKVATRGERATDVFYVREGGRKVASVQRLREIGQALRQRLAPGPVV from the coding sequence ATGTCGGATCGGGAACTGCCGCGCGTGAATGCCGCCCTTGGCGACGCGCGAAGGCTCGCCAGTGCGGCGGGCGTTTCGCCGTCGGAGCTGTCCGGCGTGGTGGACAGGCATTTCGCGAGGCGTCTTGCCGACGTCTGGCCGGTGGAACTCGGCGCGCCCGACGAAGCACCCTTTGCCGTATGCGCGCTTGGCGACTACGGACGCGGCGAATTGTGCCTGCATTCCGACATCGAACTGCTGCTCGTCTACGAGAAGGCCATCCCGCCCGAGGCGCTGGACCTTGCGCAGTCGCTGCTCTCCCCCTTGTGGGACGCCGGGTTCGACGTCACGCATTCCTTTCGCAGCATCAAGGAGACGTTGAGCCTCGCCCGTGCGGACTTCGCCTTCTTCGCCTCGCTGCTCGACGCGCGCCCCGTCGCCGGTTCGCCTGACATCTTCGATTCGTTTTCCACGCAATTCGCGGTGAAGGTCATGGCCAAGAAGCGGCAGGCCTTCCTGTCGTACCTCGAACGTTTCAACGCCGTGCGGCTGCGCCGTCAGGGGGATGCGAGCACCTTGCTGGAGCCGGATGTGCGCGAGGGCGTGGGCGGACTGCGCGATGTGCATCAGGTGCTCTGGCTCGGACGCGTCTTTCATGGCGCGGCGGGTCCGGACGCCCTCGTGGCGCAGGGGCTGTTCACCCAGCAGGAGAAGGCTGCCCTCGACGAGCAGGTCGGCTTCGTGCTGGCGGTGCAGAATGCGCTACATGTCTTTTATGGACGGCGTGACGAGCGGCTGACCCGTGATGCGCTGCCTGTGGTCGCGGCTCGCTTCAAGGGGCAGGGGGGGGCCGATGGCGCGGCGCTGCTGGGGCGTCTGCATCGGTGCATGGCGTCGTTCAAGGCGCTTCGGGCTTCGTTCATGGCCGCACTGCCCGACGAGAACGGGCGCAAGCGGCGTAGCTCGCGCGTGTCGGCCGAGCTGATTGAATGCGGCGGGGAGTTGCATCTCGATCCCGGTGTGGAGGTGGCCGAAGGGCTTGCCGGCGGCATGGATATCCTGCGTCAGTCGGCGGAACTTGGGCTTGCGCTGTCGTGGCAGGCGCGCCGGGCGCTGGAACGGCATGTCGATTCGTGCGATACGCGGCAGGCGGACGGTGACCCGGCAGTGGCGATGTTTCGGGCTGCGCTGCGCAGCGGTCATGTCAGACTTTTCGTCTCACAGATGCTCGAAACCGGCGCGCTGGAGGCGTTGGTTCCGGAGTTTTGCTTCGTGCGCGATTTCGTGCAGTTCGACGATTATCACATCCACACCGTGGGTAGGCACACGGTGAACGTTATGGCTGCGCTGGATGGCGCACAGCGTCAGGTTCCCGAAGTCGTGGCGGGCGCGTGGCGCTTGCTGGACGATGTCGAGCCGCTTTTTCTCGCTGCGCTGTTTCACGACTTGGGCAAGGGGGCGCAGCGCGGGCATGCCGAGCGTGGGGCGCGTGTCGCGCGGGAGGTGCTTGAGCGCTGGGGTGTCGATGGCGCGCTCGTAGAGGATGTTGTCTTTCTAGTGCGCAACCACCTTGTGTTGCGCCACACGGCCCAGCGCCGGGATATCGACGACGAGTCCGAGGTCGCCGGGTGTGCGGCGGTCATTGGTTCGCCGCGACGGCTGGCCATGCTGCATGTGTTGACGTGGGCCGACGCCGTGGCCACCGGCCCCGAGGCATGGACGCGCTGGATCGCCCGGCAGGTGGCGGAGCTTGCCGAGCGTGTGCAGCGGATGATGGAGCGCGGCGGTCCCAGCGGGGCCGACTCCGTGCGCCGGGTGCTACGCGTGCGCGATGGCGTGCGGGCTGCACTGGAGGCGGCGGGGGAGGGCGACATTGCCGAGGCCGTGCTTGATGCCATGCCCACCCGCTACGCTCTGGCCGTGGAACTGCCGGACATCCTGCGCCATGTGTCCATGTTGCGCACCCTGCATCTCGCAGTGGAGGAGGACCGCCGGGTCAAGCCGGGCGGGCGTGGGGGAGAAGGCGTCTTCGTGCGTGATTCCCGGTATCTGGCCGACGCCGACGCGTGGGAGATCGCCGTTGCCGCAAGCTATACGCCGGACCTCTTTGCCGCCGCGACCGGCGTGCTGACGCTCATGGAGGTCAATATTCTCGCCGCATCGTCCTTCCTGTGGCGCGACGGCACGGCGGTGGACGTGTTCATCGTCAATGGCCTGCCGGAAAGCATGGCTCCCGAGGAGTTATGGAAGCGCGTGGACTATTCCCTGCGCGCGGCGCTTTCCGGTCGCCTGTCCCTTGATGCGCGGCTTGCGGAATTGCGAGGCGGCGTCTCGCCCGTGGCCGAACGCGAGGTGGACGTGGCCGTGGGGGCCGATGCGTCGGATTTCCACACCGTCATTGAGGTCGAGGCTCCGGACCGACTGGGCGTGCTGTACGACATGGCTTGCGCCTTCCGGGATCAGGGGCTGGACGTCGTGCTGGCCAAGGTCGCCACGCGGGGCGAGCGCGCAACGGACGTCTTCTATGTGCGCGAGGGCGGGCGCAAGGTCGCATCCGTCCAGCGCTTGCGCGAGATAGGCCAAGCCCTGCGCCAGCGCCTCGCGCCCGGTCCGGTGGTCTGA
- a CDS encoding ABC transporter permease subunit, producing MSPELLIPLLAAAVQSGTPVLYATLGEMFTERSGILNLGVEGMMVVGALAAFLTAKFTGSPWLGLLAGGMAASALGGIHALVCLEFLGNQTVSGLALTILGAGLADYLGTPYIGQNAPGFYAFDMPVLSAIPFIGPIFFKHDALVYISFLAPLAFWFFWHRTRTGMALTAAGEYPKAAAAAGLNPVRLRWIGILVGGFLIGMGGAYLSLAYTHLWTNGMSAGRGWIAVALVIFAFWRPGRAVFGAYLFGGVMAFQLRLQATGTNLPSSLLLMLPYALTIFVLLLSAMRGKGKSSAAPAALGVNIEPEG from the coding sequence GTGAGTCCCGAACTGCTCATCCCGCTTCTGGCCGCCGCCGTGCAGTCCGGCACGCCGGTCCTCTACGCCACGCTGGGCGAGATGTTCACCGAGCGCTCGGGCATCCTGAACCTCGGCGTGGAAGGCATGATGGTGGTCGGCGCGCTTGCGGCGTTCCTCACCGCCAAGTTCACCGGCTCGCCGTGGCTCGGCCTTCTGGCTGGCGGCATGGCGGCCTCCGCCCTCGGCGGCATCCACGCGCTGGTCTGTCTCGAATTTCTCGGCAACCAGACCGTCTCCGGCCTCGCGCTGACCATCCTCGGCGCGGGTCTGGCCGACTATCTGGGCACGCCCTACATCGGGCAGAACGCCCCGGGCTTCTACGCCTTCGACATGCCCGTCCTGTCCGCCATTCCGTTCATCGGGCCTATCTTCTTCAAGCACGACGCGCTGGTGTACATCTCGTTCCTCGCGCCGCTGGCCTTCTGGTTCTTCTGGCACCGCACGCGAACGGGTATGGCGCTGACCGCAGCGGGCGAGTATCCCAAGGCGGCGGCCGCAGCCGGGCTGAACCCCGTGCGCCTGCGTTGGATCGGCATTCTCGTCGGCGGATTCCTCATCGGCATGGGCGGCGCGTATCTCTCGCTGGCCTACACGCACCTGTGGACCAACGGCATGAGCGCCGGTCGCGGCTGGATCGCCGTGGCCCTCGTCATCTTCGCGTTCTGGCGTCCGGGACGCGCGGTCTTCGGCGCTTACCTCTTCGGCGGCGTCATGGCCTTCCAGCTTCGCCTACAGGCCACGGGCACCAACCTGCCCTCGTCGCTGCTGCTCATGCTGCCCTACGCCCTGACCATCTTCGTCCTGCTCCTCTCCGCCATGCGCGGCAAGGGCAAAAGCTCCGCGGCCCCCGCGGCGCTTGGCGTGAACATCGAGCCGGAGGGTTGA
- the gpt gene encoding xanthine phosphoribosyltransferase yields the protein MTKKSDRYCKMYPVSWEQLHRDGKALAWRLIEHGPFEGIIAVTRGGLVPAAIIARELDIHHIDTICISSYDWKEQGKVNIIKGVEGTGKGWLIIDDLVDTGGTARIIRGLLPEAHFATIYAKPSGKPTVDTYITEVSQDTWVLFPWDAESRFAEPLIKVAHSED from the coding sequence ATGACGAAGAAAAGCGACAGGTATTGCAAGATGTACCCTGTCTCCTGGGAGCAGTTGCACCGCGACGGCAAGGCCCTGGCCTGGAGACTCATCGAACACGGCCCGTTCGAGGGCATCATCGCCGTCACGCGCGGAGGACTCGTTCCGGCCGCCATCATCGCCCGTGAACTGGATATCCACCACATCGACACCATCTGCATCTCCAGCTACGACTGGAAGGAGCAGGGCAAGGTGAACATCATCAAGGGTGTCGAGGGAACCGGCAAAGGCTGGCTCATCATCGATGACCTCGTCGATACCGGCGGAACGGCCCGCATCATCCGTGGCCTCTTGCCCGAGGCGCATTTCGCCACCATCTACGCCAAGCCGTCCGGCAAGCCCACAGTGGACACCTACATAACCGAAGTCAGCCAGGACACTTGGGTTCTTTTTCCGTGGGACGCGGAGTCCCGTTTTGCGGAGCCTCTTATCAAAGTCGCCCATTCCGAAGACTGA
- a CDS encoding ARMT1-like domain-containing protein: MSDMTEITTASLFFGHSARRDAWLLHFLTENNLEYTIDPDKNASTEQLRFMVRLDEGQVFLPCSNKLIPHLLNSRLNGELNRRYNEKWCALVQLVRSYVPDRYLRKRILHLCRHKYRQVQASPIIIPSRMMKRFLTIFMTQSAISDPYRGRKARYNRQAMEAVQSPELDRLLNICPEDRIACHRLSDLRFDLDMLELERLLILSTISDIWTDVYYQAAFDKLSTADLASQNAKRCLEDVFGTSRGVPMKILYLPDTCGGIIFDLLIIKALLRQGHRVVLALKEGFHFESASFWDWEHDPALAKALNGAHFVPENNLTKNQLLATQRSHPLVVISDGTREDLNLYRTSVTFARAWKEADLIMATGDQHYRRLINTSHEFTRDVLCWWRDESGAFNIRLKKRPSSIIKFSENDLQDKAGQIIAEMRQARRDGKTVMFYSAIIGSLPGQVTTAIKVVDTFVRHLRERIENTYIINPAEHFEEGMDADDLMYMWEKVQRSGLLNVWRFQTVSDIERSFELMGMRVPPIWAGKDSTFSTGCTKEMRIALDMQRTNPEMQIIGPSPEKFFRRSEYGVGKFSDAVLEHI, from the coding sequence ATGAGCGACATGACCGAAATAACGACTGCCTCGCTTTTCTTCGGACACTCGGCGCGAAGGGATGCGTGGCTTCTGCATTTTCTGACAGAGAACAACCTCGAATACACCATCGATCCCGACAAGAACGCGTCAACGGAACAATTGCGGTTCATGGTCCGGCTTGACGAGGGGCAGGTCTTCCTGCCCTGCTCCAACAAGCTCATCCCCCACCTGCTCAATTCGCGGCTCAATGGCGAACTGAACCGTCGCTACAACGAGAAATGGTGTGCACTGGTGCAGCTCGTGCGCAGCTACGTGCCGGACCGCTATCTCAGAAAACGCATCCTTCACCTGTGCCGACACAAGTACCGTCAGGTGCAGGCATCTCCCATCATCATTCCGTCGCGAATGATGAAGCGCTTCCTGACCATTTTCATGACCCAATCCGCCATCAGCGACCCATATCGCGGACGCAAGGCCCGCTACAACAGACAGGCCATGGAGGCTGTGCAGTCCCCTGAGCTGGACCGGCTACTCAACATCTGTCCTGAGGACCGCATCGCCTGCCACCGCCTCTCGGACCTGCGCTTCGACCTCGACATGCTCGAACTGGAACGCCTGCTCATCCTGTCCACCATCTCGGACATCTGGACGGACGTGTACTATCAGGCGGCCTTCGACAAGCTCTCCACGGCCGACCTCGCATCACAGAACGCCAAGCGCTGCCTTGAGGACGTCTTCGGCACCAGCCGCGGCGTGCCCATGAAGATCCTCTACCTGCCCGACACCTGCGGCGGCATCATCTTCGACCTCTTGATCATCAAGGCGCTGCTGCGGCAGGGGCATCGCGTGGTGCTGGCCCTCAAGGAAGGCTTCCACTTCGAGTCCGCATCCTTCTGGGACTGGGAGCACGACCCCGCGCTGGCCAAGGCCTTGAACGGCGCACACTTCGTGCCGGAGAACAACCTGACCAAGAACCAGCTTCTGGCCACGCAGCGCTCGCACCCGCTGGTCGTCATCTCCGACGGCACGCGCGAGGACCTGAACCTCTACCGCACGTCCGTCACCTTCGCCCGCGCATGGAAGGAGGCCGACCTCATCATGGCCACCGGCGACCAGCACTATCGCAGGCTCATCAACACCAGCCACGAATTCACGCGCGACGTTCTGTGCTGGTGGCGTGACGAGTCGGGTGCGTTCAACATCCGCCTCAAAAAACGCCCGAGCAGCATCATCAAGTTCTCGGAAAACGACCTGCAGGACAAGGCCGGGCAGATCATCGCCGAAATGCGGCAGGCGCGCAGGGACGGCAAGACCGTCATGTTCTACAGCGCCATCATCGGTTCGCTGCCCGGACAGGTCACCACGGCCATCAAGGTTGTCGACACCTTCGTGCGCCACCTGCGCGAGCGCATCGAGAACACCTACATCATCAACCCCGCCGAGCACTTCGAGGAAGGCATGGACGCCGACGACCTCATGTACATGTGGGAGAAGGTCCAGCGCAGCGGACTGCTCAACGTCTGGCGCTTCCAGACCGTGTCCGACATCGAACGCAGCTTCGAGCTGATGGGCATGCGCGTGCCGCCCATCTGGGCGGGCAAGGACTCCACGTTCTCCACCGGCTGCACCAAGGAAATGCGCATCGCCCTCGACATGCAGCGCACCAATCCGGAAATGCAGATCATCGGCCCGTCGCCGGAAAAGTTCTTCCGCCGCAGCGAGTACGGCGTGGGCAAGTTCAGCGACGCTGTGCTCGAACACATCTAG